One window from the genome of Andrena cerasifolii isolate SP2316 chromosome 3, iyAndCera1_principal, whole genome shotgun sequence encodes:
- the Rfesp gene encoding Rieske iron-sulfur protein isoform X2: MNVVAKSTNVSPILKTVTTVVTNGGRPVPGSAGVQTVQRRLAHTDVQWPDFTPYRKESNVDPTVKSTDKASRKTFSYVLAATTGVCGAYAAKGLVHTMVGSLSASADVLAMAKVEVKLGSIPEGKSAVFKWRGKPLFVRHRLQSEIDKEAKVDISTLRDPQLDVDRVKKPEWLVLLGVCTHLGCVPIANSGDFGGYYCPCHGSHYDASGRIRKGPAPLNLEVPYYEFIDDSTLMVG, encoded by the exons ATGAACGTCGTGGCGAAGTCGACGAACGTGTCGCCGATTTTAAAGACGGTGACGACTGTTGTTACGAATGGAGGGAGGCCAGTACCTGGAAGCG CGGGCGTACAAACAGTGCAAAGGAGATTGGCTCATACCGACGTACAATGGCCAGACTTCACACCGTACAGGAAAGAGTCTAACGTGGATCCGACTGTTAAGAGTACAGATAAAGCAAGCCGCAAGACATTCTCTTATGTCTTGGCAGCCA CTACTGGCGTTTGCGGCGCCTATGCTGCTAAAGGACTCGTACACACTATGGTAGGCTCTTTGAGTGCTTCGGCAGATGTGTTGGCGATGGCGAAGGTAGAAGTTAAACTTGGTAGTATTCCCGAAGGGAAAAGTGCCGTTTTCAAATGGCGCGGCAAACCTCTATTCGTCAGGCACAG ACTGCAGAGCGAGATTGACAAGGAGGCAAAGGTCGATATCTCCACTCTTCGTGACCCACAGTTGGACGTGGATCGTGTGAAAAAACCAGAGTGGTTGGTCCTTTTGGGTGTATGTACGCATTTGGGTTGCGTGCCAATTGCCAACTCTGGTGACTTCGGTGGCTACTATTGCCCGTGTCACGGTTCCCACTATGACGCCAGTGGGAGAATTAGGAAAGGACCGGCACCACTGAACCTCGAAGTCCCATATTATGAATTCATTGATGATAGTACATTGATGGTTGGTTAA
- the Rfesp gene encoding Rieske iron-sulfur protein isoform X1 has translation MNVVAKSTNVSPILKTVTTVVTNGGRPVPGSGTVLRSKIVVKPAASRMLNESLSESLLSGPLRVTSGITAGVQTVQRRLAHTDVQWPDFTPYRKESNVDPTVKSTDKASRKTFSYVLAATTGVCGAYAAKGLVHTMVGSLSASADVLAMAKVEVKLGSIPEGKSAVFKWRGKPLFVRHRLQSEIDKEAKVDISTLRDPQLDVDRVKKPEWLVLLGVCTHLGCVPIANSGDFGGYYCPCHGSHYDASGRIRKGPAPLNLEVPYYEFIDDSTLMVG, from the exons ATGAACGTCGTGGCGAAGTCGACGAACGTGTCGCCGATTTTAAAGACGGTGACGACTGTTGTTACGAATGGAGGGAGGCCAGTACCTGGAAGCGGTACCGTTTTACGATCAAAAATTGTCGTGAAGCCTGCCGCCAGCCGAATGCTTAATGAAAGTCTTTCCGAATCTCTTTTATCCGGACCTTTGCGCGTTACCTCAGGAATCACAG CGGGCGTACAAACAGTGCAAAGGAGATTGGCTCATACCGACGTACAATGGCCAGACTTCACACCGTACAGGAAAGAGTCTAACGTGGATCCGACTGTTAAGAGTACAGATAAAGCAAGCCGCAAGACATTCTCTTATGTCTTGGCAGCCA CTACTGGCGTTTGCGGCGCCTATGCTGCTAAAGGACTCGTACACACTATGGTAGGCTCTTTGAGTGCTTCGGCAGATGTGTTGGCGATGGCGAAGGTAGAAGTTAAACTTGGTAGTATTCCCGAAGGGAAAAGTGCCGTTTTCAAATGGCGCGGCAAACCTCTATTCGTCAGGCACAG ACTGCAGAGCGAGATTGACAAGGAGGCAAAGGTCGATATCTCCACTCTTCGTGACCCACAGTTGGACGTGGATCGTGTGAAAAAACCAGAGTGGTTGGTCCTTTTGGGTGTATGTACGCATTTGGGTTGCGTGCCAATTGCCAACTCTGGTGACTTCGGTGGCTACTATTGCCCGTGTCACGGTTCCCACTATGACGCCAGTGGGAGAATTAGGAAAGGACCGGCACCACTGAACCTCGAAGTCCCATATTATGAATTCATTGATGATAGTACATTGATGGTTGGTTAA